From the Melanotaenia boesemani isolate fMelBoe1 chromosome 9, fMelBoe1.pri, whole genome shotgun sequence genome, the window AATACCTTCTCAGTATGTTTTCTGTCAACTGTCGGAAATCTTTGGGACTACATGGTTAGAGTTTAATCTGTGCATGCGAAAACCCACATTATAATGCAAGTAGTCATGAGATAAATTAAGTGGAGCAGACGCATTCACATCACAAAGCGGTCATAGTCAAATAAAGCACAAATACCATTAAAGAGCTGACAAACTTGTGATCTTTTACCAACAAGAGGAAAGGTTATCTTGTTAATCTAATCTTATTTAGCAAGATCTCATGTTGTGTTTTGCTCTCCCAGGTTTTTGCCACTTCACTGGCTGAGCCAGTTCCACAGGGTTATGAAGATGTTTCCAACATTGTACCTCCATACAGCGCTTACTCTGCTAAAGGACAGCCTGAGGtacacccaaacacacacgcacacacacacaattatagTAACACTAGCAGCTAAGAAAGCTAATATTACTTCCATTCATGCATCTCATTTCAGGGGGATTTGGTGTATGTGAACTATGGCCGTACAGAAGATTTCTTCCAGTTAGAGAGGGAGATGGGAATCAATGTGACTGGAAAGATTGTTATCATCAGATATGGGAAGATATTCAGGGGCAATAAGGTGGATAAgatcagatctggactccaAAAGTTTATATCACACTGGTGTCTCAGGacattttaaacagcagctCTTTCACactgtgtctgtctgtccctCAGGTGAAGAATGCCATGTTGGCCGGAGCAAAAGGGATCATCATGTTCTCAGATCCAGCAGATTACTGGGCTGCTGGAGTCCAGGTAggagtttaaaatgaaaactgacaTTAAAACATATACAGGATTCAAGATTTTTAATACTTTTCTagctgaatgattttttttgtttacagccTTACCCTGATGGCTGGAACCTGCCTGGTGGAGGAGTGCAGAGAGGAAACGTTCTTAACTTGAATGGAGCTGGAGACCCACTCACACCAGGGTACCCTGCTAAAGGTGTGTTAATAGATTTCCTAGAGCTTGTTTAAATGCAGGGAGTTTATCTGATACAGACATGGCTCTTCTCTTACAGAATACACCTATAGATTTGACCTGGAGGATGGAGTGGGGCTCCCCAGCATCCCTGTGCACCCAATTGGCTTCCATGATGCAATTCACCTGCTGAAGtacaatgataatgataatgtggCTCTGGTTCATGCAGAGAGtgattgctttttaaaaacaaaataaaacaaaaaactttcaaTCCAAATTAGGACAAGAAAGTACATTTTTCATTGTATTCTCTAAATTAAATAGGCAGGTAATTCATagtatttacagtatttttaaattaatcaacaGGAATATGGGAGGAGATATTCCCCCCAACAACTGGAAAGGAGCTCTGAATGTCTCCTACAGGATTGGCCCAGGTTTTACAGATGACTTCAAGAGCCAGTAAGTGCTATTCTAAAGCTGTCATCATGTGCAGTGTTGAAGCAGCCACTTATGTCCTCTTCACCCTGCTATAATGTGATTCTGTCATCCTTCATCCTGCTTCAAAATATATCTCTTCCCTCTCTGGTGCCACTTTAGTCCTGTTTTCACTCTCTATTTTAGTGTCTTCCCCCTGTCTGTTGCTCTTCAGATTGTATGACCCTGCTCTGGAAAGTAGCCAACAGAAGCACAATGGGGCCTCTTGTGCCGGTTATTTgtgacacacattcacacacatagcACTGCACAAATATGGCATGTTAGGCACCATTTCCAACAGCAGTAATGTTTTCCTTTATGTTtctgagagaaaataaaactccAAATGGAGTTTTGTGAGAGTTGAATTCATGCAGTTTGGGAGTGCTGCCTCTCTATTCCTCACACAGcttccttttttcttatttgtattttctccATGTACTATGACAGCAAATATCATACCACTCATTTCCCAGTAAACATAATTCTGTTGATCTATCATCATTAAATGACTCATTTTCACCTCTGTAGGAAAGTGCGTATGAACATCTTCACTAACAACCAGATAACCAGGATTTACAATGTCATTGGAAGGATCAGAGGAGCTCTGGAGCCAGGTACACACAACCAACACACATACAACCATAACTGTTGTCCTGTGTGGAGACTGGGATTATGACCAGCTTCTCACAGGAGAAACACAAAGACTTCTTTGAGTGcctaaaattagaaaaaaaattctcagtttttctctgtcttACTGCTACTTCAACTCATGTTGTTGTGTAGACAGATATGTGATTCTGGGAGGGCATCGTGATGCCTGGGTATTTGGAGGAATTGATCCTATGTCTGGAGCTGCAGTGGTCCACGAAACTGTCCGGAGTGCTGGCAAGCTGCTTAGAAAAGGTATGATCATGCTAGGAAGCAAACTATGGCATCAGTGCATAGTTACTTATTttgcacatatgtgtgtgtatgtgcgcaGGCTGGAGGCCAAGGAGGACTATACTTTTTGCTAGCTGGGATGCAGAAGAGTTTGGACTGCTGGGATCTACAGAATGGGCTGAGGTACCATATATGCAtagacgcacacacactcagcgCGCACATTAACTATGTGTCATCCTTGTCAACAGGACAACGCTAGGTTGCTGCAAGAGAGAGCAGTGGCTTACATCAATGCAGACTCGGCCATAGAGGGTGAGCATCAGTGTTTGTGGCTCtgtcttttataaaaaaaaaaaaataataacaaaaaaatagaagatgAATCTAAACTTCTTTTTGTTCAGATTAGGTTTTAATTTGGCATGTGTGTCTATCTTACTTATACTTATATATCAGGCATGTACACACTGAGAGTTGACTGCACTCCATCACTTCACACTTTGGTGTACGACCTCACCAAGCAGGTGAGCTGATTTAAACACAACATAGCTGAAACTCAAAGGTAATAAGTTAGTATCTTTCAGTTTCTCTATTATGCtgtattccttttgtttttgttcagataGTCAGCCCagaagaaggagaggagggagttTCTCTGTATGAGAGTTGGCATAAGAGGGACAACTGGACCAATGATCGTGATGCACCCAGGTAAAAAGCCTTATAGTTATAAactaacaacaaaaataagcaTTAATCACCAAATCACCTAGTAGAGAACCAAACATCATGCTGCTGAAATGAGTCATAAGGCAACCACAGCTGAGGATTGATAGGAATCTCACCAACATTCAAGCTTAGTCATGCCCTCTAAACAACCCataaataaaccagaaaagTTACTAAATTAGTGTGTCATCCACTCCGTGCGCTGTAGGATCAGCAAACTTGGTTCAGGCAGTGATTTTGAGGCTTATTTCATCCGTCTGGGAATTGCTGCAGGCAGAGCAAGATACACAAAAAACAAGGTAAGAGGtcaactttttaattttatcctGCATAAGTGTTAACTATTTAAACTCATCTTTGCCAGCTTAAACACTAAATCTGTTAGTAATGTGTTGAAATAAttctggatttaaataaactaattaagaGCTTGAGCTGAAGTACCAGTTGAAGATAAGGAAAACTTCTTTGTGGTGGAGGTTTATTTGAAAATCTGAGGACTCAGtgaaatgttttgtgtgtttgtttgtccttgcagaaaacagagcaatacAGCAGCTATCCTGTTTATCATAGTGTGTATGAAACCTTCGAAATCGTGGAGAAGTTTTATGATCCCTCCTTTAGGAGGCTTCAGACAGTGGCTCAGGTGAGAGGTGGGCTCATCTTCCAACTGGCTGATTCCCAGGTGCTCCCTCTCGATGTTAATGAGTATGCAGACTCACTGATGAAGTATGCACAGAGCATTGcacagctggcacagaagaaTCAGAAACAAATGGAGGTGTACAAGGTGTCATTTGGTAAGTTTATGTGCACTACCACTGATCAGCATTGTTTGAAGCAAACTGGTGCAggttacatttatttttgcacatgcACCTCTAGAGTGTATCATTTATCTAcaagtcattttttttgttttccttttttttctagattCCCTGTTTTCTGCAGTTCAGAACTTTACTGTTGCAGCCAGGGATTTCCACCAACGCCTGCAGACTCTAAACAGAGAAGAGTAAGAGTCTGTTTAACTTACATGTATCATATGGCTAAACCAATTGAGAAATATCTTTGGGTAAAAGTTTAGTATTTTTTAGATCAGTCAGCACACTTGGTCTAAACTTGGCTGCTTCAGTCCTTTGCAGGTGCGGATCATGAATGATCAGCTCATGTACCTTGAAAGAGCCTTTATTGACCCGCTTGGCTTACCTGGCAGACCTTTCTACAGGTttgtgtcacataaacacacactttttttcctatttctttTACACACTTCAACAAAAATCTCAACAACCATTGAGACACTGTGACCATTAGACAGAAATGTGGGTGCAAGACAATTTGTCATGATCTGTCAAATGAAACCATGCATCTCTGGTTTTATATTGGTTATTTTTTATCCTGTTTATTAGCTTAGCACAATATTGTATTAATGTTGTCTGGATTGAACTTCGGTACATCGTCTCATTGGGCTTTAAAGGCTGCTCACTTTGCAGTTACCTCTATGACAGTATGTCTCCCACCTGCTTTTAATCTTAGTAGAGATGGGCTCTGTTTCATCAGTAGATCTGCTTATTACCAGATGAGTTTGTGCATCATGTGAGAAGTGAAGATAAAGACATCGAGTCACCAGTGAAACACTTGAAGTTGTTAGAggaaaacacatatttaaaaagcgTGGTCTCTTGACATCAGTGTGTTCAGCATGTTAACCCTCCCATGAAGCACATTTTCTTCATCACATttgatataaaaacatttaatataaaaatgcacaATTAAAAGACTATAATCAAACTCCAGAACTCTTCAGAAGCCACATCTGGTCTGTCGATGAAAGTTAAATGAGAAGTCATCTTTTGTCTTTTGGTGTTTTAAGGAAGGTGAAAGTTTTAAGGCAACTGGATGAGGAGCATCAGATTCCGCCTAAACATGTCTAACTGGATGTGTTATATTACAGGAAATGCTTTTCTTTGATCTTAATTATGAAAAACTACAACCTGTCCTCTCTTTGTCCTTCATCAAGTTTACACTTGTACTTTAAACCTGTTTCATAGTCTatattcctgtttttaaacttcATTGGTTGTTTTAAACAGATATATTTAAGCAGCAATTTAAAGTTTCCCAGATGTTTCAGTGTTCACATCTTTCACAGTCTTGAAGGCAACTTTTCTCCTTTATACTACTAAAAATTAAACCCACTTTTTTTAGTCCTTTTGAGTAATCTCATAACTGCAGTGTTGGGATGTcatattatgtttttgtttatttttcttctcataaCACTTTCTTCTTGTAATGGTAAATATGATCTGTTTTGAGCAGTTTACACAAAGTTAATTTGCCCTGCTATTGCAAGGATTTTAACAAGCTTAGCGAACAATTAGTGGACAAAATTATCTTGAAATGAATATGTTGAAgccatttttttatgattaggACTTAATCCTAATTATTCTATAGTTCTGTGTTGCAGTTGAAATGATCTTTTTATTAGTGGATGTTGATTGGCTGCtatactgaagaaaaaaaaaaaaaaaaaaaaggggaatcAGCCAAGAAAACGAAGAACTTGACTTCAAGACTTTGCTTTCCGACATGCgtgtgttgagtgtaaagaaGCCTGAGGTCCAAAGCTAGTGAGTCAGCCACGCTGCACCCAcagaatacattaaaattattattagcTGCAGCAGGATATAAAACAGTTCAAAACTACCTCCACCATAATAAACTTTGACAACCTTTGTTTTTCAATGCTTAATGTGCAGTTTACTGATCATACTTTGACAATTGGCCTGCAAAAAAATACAGATACTTtactaaagaataaaaatacatccTCTACCACTGCAAAATCGTAACTGCATGCTAAGATTAACTGACCCCCTGAGGAGCCCTGTCCACTCTGAATGTGTTTTCAATTACCACGCAGAAAGGTTGTttcaaatatctacattccttaacACAACACTGCT encodes:
- the naalad2 gene encoding N-acetylated-alpha-linked acidic dipeptidase 2 — protein: MRKESRLIRWIWWIVIVTAFFFIGFIIGWFAKPTHTNTENRKDSSKYMKEFLNEMQPDKIREHLRKFTRLPHLAGTEQNLKYAEQIMREWQEFGLDSVEMVPYDVLLSYPNKSQPNYISMVDQLGKEVFATSLAEPVPQGYEDVSNIVPPYSAYSAKGQPEGDLVYVNYGRTEDFFQLEREMGINVTGKIVIIRYGKIFRGNKVKNAMLAGAKGIIMFSDPADYWAAGVQPYPDGWNLPGGGVQRGNVLNLNGAGDPLTPGYPAKEYTYRFDLEDGVGLPSIPVHPIGFHDAIHLLKNMGGDIPPNNWKGALNVSYRIGPGFTDDFKSQKVRMNIFTNNQITRIYNVIGRIRGALEPDRYVILGGHRDAWVFGGIDPMSGAAVVHETVRSAGKLLRKGWRPRRTILFASWDAEEFGLLGSTEWAEDNARLLQERAVAYINADSAIEGMYTLRVDCTPSLHTLVYDLTKQIVSPEEGEEGVSLYESWHKRDNWTNDRDAPRISKLGSGSDFEAYFIRLGIAAGRARYTKNKKTEQYSSYPVYHSVYETFEIVEKFYDPSFRRLQTVAQVRGGLIFQLADSQVLPLDVNEYADSLMKYAQSIAQLAQKNQKQMEVYKVSFDSLFSAVQNFTVAARDFHQRLQTLNREDPLQVRIMNDQLMYLERAFIDPLGLPGRPFYRHVVFAPSSHNKYAGESFPGIYDALFGIENSADPERAWEEVKRQISIAAFTVHAAGVTLTPPA